Proteins encoded in a region of the Scomber scombrus chromosome 16, fScoSco1.1, whole genome shotgun sequence genome:
- the lrrc69 gene encoding leucine-rich repeat-containing protein 69: protein MAESVIRALYAKSTSLNLSSKKINSVPKCVSRLTNLSVLLLKNNSITTLPIELISLQHLTELNLGNNALKEVPAVLGHLESLRKLYLFSNQITVVPHEVMGGLPNLVVLNLNHNQIQRLPAEIRSLSKLQHLSVLDNKLEEVPVELCHLIKLSEINLTSNKLSRLPQELYHCKELTKLYVARNKLINLPEGIRALEKLQVLDVAGNKLSMFPVEFHLLPLKELYFEGNRFVPCEPMPSVQDVQVLTLKELVARFVLKEDRSRSSLVHRMLPYYPCLTTLLANGGCCALCLGPFLTTWLECVHFVSLKKVGDMKMRNSVTIPVRALICSYKCFNTDGHSYYGVASRTIQDN from the exons atggcTGAGTCAGTGATACGAGCTTTATATGCCAAATCCACTTCTTTAAATTTGAgctctaaaaaaataaacagcgtCCCTAAGTGTGTTTCCAGGTTAACAAACCTGTCAGTCCTCTTGTTGAAGAACAACTCCATCACCACCCTACCTATCGAGCTGATCTCTCTGCAACAC CTGACTGAGTTGAATTTGGGAAATAATGCCTTGAAGGAGGTTCCCGCAGTTTTGGGCCATCTGGAGTCATTGAGAAAACTGTATCTGTTCAGCAACCAAATTACAGTGGTGCCACATGAGGTGATGG GTGGTTTACCAAACCTTGTGGTGCTCAATCTGAACCACAACCAGATTCAAAGACTCCCAGCAGAAATTAGAAG ctTGAGTAAACTTCAACACCTCAGTGTGCTGGACAATAAACTAGAGGAGGTGCCTGTTGAGCTCTGTCATCTCATTAAGTTGTCTGAGATAAACTTGACTTCCAACAAGTTGTCTCGGCTACCTCAAGAGTTGTACCACTGTAAAGAGCTGACCAAGTTATATGTAGCCAGAAACAAGCTGATCAACCTACCAGAG GGAATCAGGGCACTGGAAAAACTTCAAGTTCTGGATGTAGCTGGGAATAAGCTGTCCATGTTCCCTGTTGAG TTTCACCTGCTGCCCCTGAAGGAGCTCTACTTTGAAGGCAACAGGTTTGTGCCATGTGAGCCAATGCCGTCAGTGCAGGATGTGCAGGTGCTTACATTAAAG GAGCTGGTTGCCAGATTTGTGTTGAAGGAGGACAGAAGCAGGTCCTCTCTGGTCCACAGGATGCTTCCCTACTACCCATGCCTGACAACCCTGTTGGCTAACGGTGGCTGTTGTGCACTCTGTCTGGGGCCCTTCCTCACCACCTGGCTGGAGTGTGTGCACTTCGTCAGTCTGAAGAAGGTTGGT GACATGAAAATGAGGAATTCGGTCACCATCCCAGTGCGCGCCCTTATCTGCTCATACAAGTGCTTTAATACGGATGGGCACTCGTACTATGGTGTTGCTTCAAGAACAATacaagataattaa
- the otud6b gene encoding deubiquitinase OTUD6B isoform X1 — protein MEDGTVDTPEELLAKQHRKEKKDLQAKIQSMKNAVPKNDKKRRKQLTEEIAKLETDLSQKHEEELEQLKATTDTKSDKVEEAINGVETMKVDDGNQEEVKQPRMTKAQKRRDKKAAHEKDRENRIAEAEVENLQGVRHQEGLMLAQKLSQQQLQIKEISSDGHCMYRAIEDQLAQRSKPGLIMSVKELRCGTAEYMRSHADDFLPFLTNSNTGDMYTTDEFDKYCNDVEHTAAWGGQLELQALTKVLHLPIEVIQADSPTIKIGEENDGEAITLVYMRHAYGLGEHYNSVERLKDPANVEDS, from the exons CTAAAATCCAGAGCATGAAAAATGCCGTCccaaaaaatgacaagaaaaggaggaaacagTTGACAGAAGAGATTGCCAAACTAGAGACAGACCTCAGCCAAAAACATGAGGAGGAATTAGAACAGCTCAAAGCTACAACTGACACAAAG TCTGACAAGGTGGAAGAGGCGATAAATGGAGTGGAGACCATGAAGGTGGATGATGGAAACCAAGAAGAGGTCAAACAACCGCGTATGACCAAAGCCCAGAAAAGAAGG GACAAGAAGGCAGCCCacgagaaggacagagagaacaGGATAGCAGAGGCTGAGGTGGAGAACCTGCAGGGTGTGAGGCACCAGGAGGGATTAATGTTAGCTCAAAAACTCTCCCAGCAACAGCTTCAGATAAAGGAAATTTCCTCTGATGGCCACTGCATGTACCGTGCCATTGAAGACCAGCTTGCACAGAGATCAAAG CCGGGATTAATCATGAGTGTGAAAGAACTGCGGTGCGGCACTGCTGAGTACATGAGAAGTCATGCTGATGACTTCCTGCCTTTCCTCACCAACTCCAACACCGGTGACATGTACACAACAG ATGAGTTTGATAAATACTGCAATGATGTGGAGCACACAGCAGCTTGGGGTGGGCAACTGGAA cTGCAAGCTTTGACCAAGGTCCTTCACTTGCCTATAGAAGTGATCCAGGCTGATTCCCCAACTATTAAAATTGGGGAGGAAAATGATGGTGAAGCCATCACCCTTGT CTATATGCGTCATGCTTATGGACTTGGAGAGCACTACAATTCTGTAGAGCGACTTAAGGACCCGGCCAATGTGGAGGACAGCTGA
- the otud6b gene encoding deubiquitinase OTUD6B isoform X2, giving the protein MKVDDGNQEEVKQPRMTKAQKRRDKKAAHEKDRENRIAEAEVENLQGVRHQEGLMLAQKLSQQQLQIKEISSDGHCMYRAIEDQLAQRSKPGLIMSVKELRCGTAEYMRSHADDFLPFLTNSNTGDMYTTDEFDKYCNDVEHTAAWGGQLELQALTKVLHLPIEVIQADSPTIKIGEENDGEAITLVYMRHAYGLGEHYNSVERLKDPANVEDS; this is encoded by the exons ATGAAGGTGGATGATGGAAACCAAGAAGAGGTCAAACAACCGCGTATGACCAAAGCCCAGAAAAGAAGG GACAAGAAGGCAGCCCacgagaaggacagagagaacaGGATAGCAGAGGCTGAGGTGGAGAACCTGCAGGGTGTGAGGCACCAGGAGGGATTAATGTTAGCTCAAAAACTCTCCCAGCAACAGCTTCAGATAAAGGAAATTTCCTCTGATGGCCACTGCATGTACCGTGCCATTGAAGACCAGCTTGCACAGAGATCAAAG CCGGGATTAATCATGAGTGTGAAAGAACTGCGGTGCGGCACTGCTGAGTACATGAGAAGTCATGCTGATGACTTCCTGCCTTTCCTCACCAACTCCAACACCGGTGACATGTACACAACAG ATGAGTTTGATAAATACTGCAATGATGTGGAGCACACAGCAGCTTGGGGTGGGCAACTGGAA cTGCAAGCTTTGACCAAGGTCCTTCACTTGCCTATAGAAGTGATCCAGGCTGATTCCCCAACTATTAAAATTGGGGAGGAAAATGATGGTGAAGCCATCACCCTTGT CTATATGCGTCATGCTTATGGACTTGGAGAGCACTACAATTCTGTAGAGCGACTTAAGGACCCGGCCAATGTGGAGGACAGCTGA